CACACCGGGCGGAACTTCAGGAGCAGGATGTACGCGACGACCCCGAGCACCATACCCACGCCGGCTGCGCCGGCGAGAATGTACTTGTACTTCATCAACAACTTGATGGGATCGATCGTGACGCCGCCGGCGCCGCCCGAGGGCGCGCCGCCCGATGGGGGCCTCGGGCCGCTGGGTCCTTGGGGTGTGTTCGAACCGGTCGGAGGCGTCGTCATGGTGTCACCTTGTTCATCTCGATCAAGTTCATTTCAAGAGACGATCGTGTTCTGATAGGGATTCCGGTATCGGGAACTTCCCCGTCAGGCGGTTCGATCCACGCGCACGCGGTGTTCGTGCGAACGGACGTTGCCGCGACATATAGATCGGCTAAGGACGGGAAATCCTGAGCCTCAAGGGGTCTCCAGCATCTTTTCGAGCCTTGCGAGGTCTTGTTTTTGCTGTTCTTGCGTAAGACCCTGCACCTGTTGGAAGAGCGTGCGGGCCTTCCCGAAGGACGCCTTTGCCTCGTCTCGGTTGCCCTGGCGGAGCTGAAGTTCGCACAGGTGAAGCAGAATGGCGACCTGCGTGGAGGGTGAGGCCGCGATCGCGATGGCCCGGTCCAGCACTTTCTGCGCTTCGGGCAGTTTATCCGTTTGCAGCAAGAGCAACCCGAGCGTGTCGAGAACTTCCGGACTCTTGGGTTTCAGGTCGACAGCTTTCTGCGCGTACTCAATACCCTCAGTCGGTCGGTTGAGGTCCTTGCCCAGGAGGTAGGCAAGGTTGTTCAGGGTGTCGGCGTCGTCTGGATCCTTCGCGATGATCGCTTTCATCGCGACGGCGGCGCCCTCGAAATCACCGGCGAGGTAAAGCCGTCCGGAATACTCGCGTGACGCGAGGGAGGCGAGGCCCGGGTTGGCGGTCGATTCTGCGACGCGCTTGATAGCATCCAGCCCGGCGGTGCGGGTGGCGGCGTCGTCCGCCAGGATTCGGGCGCGGAAGAACGCGATCCAGTCCGGATTGCCCCCTTCCTTCGCCATCCCGTCGAGCGTTGCACCGAATTCCTTGGGGCCGAGCAACCGGTAACCGGTCTGGAACCACGTCTGCATTGCCTCGGGCTGATTCTCCGGGAGCAGTTTCATGGACGCGGCAACGTCCCTTCTCGCGTCCGGAATCTGATTGAGCGACCGCCGCACGCCTGCACGGGCGAGGAGCAATTCCGGATCCCTGGCGATCCGGTCCTGAACCTTCTTGAGCGCATTTTCCGCCTCGGTGGTATTCGGCGGCTTCTGCGCCAAGAGCGCGTTCACATAGCGGACCACGTGCGCCGTGCGCGAGTCGGTGTTCATCGCGGTGCGGTAGAACGCCAGCGCGCGATTGCCCCGTCCGATCATGTCGAACAGGTCGCCGACATTGGCGTAGAGCGTGCCCGGCGCGCCGCGGCGCTTGGCGACGTCTTCTGCCAGGGCGACCGCTTCGTCATCGCGATCGTCCGCGCACAGCATGCGGATTCCAAGCCCCAGAATCTCGTCCTGCGACGGATCGATCCGCAGGATCGCCCTGATCTCATTGACCACTTCCGCTTTTCTGCCCTGCGACTGGAAGATCACGGCACGGAGCTGGTGCGCCTGCCAGAGGCGGGGATCGAGCTTGAGTGCCTGATCGAGGTCCGCGAGAATGTCGGCCACGTTTCCTTTGGCTTCGATCGATGCTTGAGCGCGCTTCAGGAACACGCCCGCGTTATTGGAGAACGCCGTGACCGCTCTGTCGAGAGTCTCCATCGCCGCCTTCTGGTTGCCTCGTCCCATCGCCGCATCGGAGCGGAGCAGCATGGCGACGGGCCCTTCCTGACCCTCCTTGCTCAGGAGCGTCAATTCTTTCTCGGCTTCGTCGAAGCGCCGGGACTGAATCAGGGCCTCCGCGAGTCGCAGACGCACGGTGTCGTCGGGCGAATCCTTCGAGGCATCCAAGATGCCGCGGAGAGCCGCGATCGCCTTGTCGGTCTCGGCCATGTCGAGGTAGAGCTCGGCGAGCATGCGATCCGCCTGCAATCGCTTGGGATCCTGGAGCGGCTTTGCTTCTTCGAGCGCCGCGACGGCGCGATCGAGGCGTCCCCGGGCGACCATGAATCGCGCGAGTGACACGAGCGCCTCGCCCGCGCGATCGTTTCCGTCTGCGCCTTCTTTCACTTTCGTCGCGTAATCACGCATTGTCTTTTCGGCGGTGACGAGATCGCTCTGATCGGCGCTCCACGTTGCGTCGATGATCACAATGTCCAGTCCGTCCTGCGACTTCCGTACGGCGTCGATCTGCTTGCGCGCGTCGTCCCAGCGGCGCAGGTCGGTGTAGAGCGCCGCGGCCTGAACCTGATAAGCGCGATTGTCCGGGACGCGGGCGAGGTCTCGCTGGCGCTCGGCGAGGGTTGCCTCCCTGTCGCCGTACATACCTTCGAGACGCAGCCATTCATCGCGGATCGCCATCGAGTCGGGCAAAAGCTTGGCCTTGTCCTGCATCAGCCGCAACGCATCGTCGGGCTTACCGGCGGCCTGGAGCGTCGCCGCGTACTGGAGAATCGAGGTTTCGTCATCCGGGCGCAGCGTCAGTGCCCTTTGCATGCTTGCCGCGGCGTCCGTCGCTTTGCCGTCCTCTACCTGTAAGGCCGAAAGGACGCGCCAGGCCTCGACGTTGAAGTTGTATCGCTGCGACGCCTGCACGAGGCTCGCGATGGCCTCGCCACGCCGTCCCTGCGCCGTGAGCAGGCGGGCCTTGAACGTGGCGCCGTCGTATTTGTCGACGTTGCGGGCGATCGCTTTCTCGGCGATCTGCTGGGCCACATCCATATTCCGATCGCGCAGCGCGCGGAGGAACAGCGTCTCCATGACGATGGGTTCGTCCGGATACTTCTGCTCGAGTTCGACCGCGAGCGCCTGTGCCTCGTCCTTGTACTTGTCGTTTCCGTTCGAGTACACCGTCAGTTGCATGACTTTTCGATCAACATCCGAGAGATTCGGAGCGAGCTCGATCGCTTTGATCCTGGCGATCGTCGGGTCGGCGCTGTCCAGAATGTCGAGGGCGGAACGAAGGTTCTTCTTCTGATCTTCGTTGGGGTTGACTTCGAGCGCCTTGCGGATCGTGGCCTTGGCGCCCTCGACGTCGTTGGCGTTGGCTTTCTGCGCGACGATCAGCTGGGTGATGCGCGCGTCGTAGTTGTATTTTTCCGCGCCCTGCTGGAGAACCTGCGCGGCGCCCTTGTCGTCGCCCAGGTCCTTGCGCTTCTTCGCTTCGGCGAGCACCATCGCCACGGGATCGTCGGTCGTGCCCTGCCCGAGCTCCAATTCGACGGCCTTTCGCCTGGCGCGGATCGCTTCGTTGTCCGGGAGGAACTGCTCGGCACGCTTGTACATTTCGAGCGCGTCGGTCGTGTTCCGCAGGCGCAACTCGACCTCGGCGAGCATCACCATCGCCTGCACGTTCGCGCCGTTGATCTGGAGAGCCTTGGTGAGGAGTTCGCGCGACTTGCCCGGCTGATTCAACCTGAACGAAGCGTTCGCCGCGGCGACCAGGGCCTCCGAGTCGGAATCGTTCACCAAATTGAGATAGCTCAGGAGCAGCTGCTGCGCGCCGCCGAAATCCTCCTGAGCGAGCTTGATCTTGCCGTCCACGAAGAGCATGCGCATCGAGCCTTCGGGTTCGATCTTCGCGAGTTCCGTGCGCTTGGCCTTGGCCTTCTCGAGCCAGTCGGCCTTCAGCTTCTTTTCTTTCGCGGGATCGGGGTCGGTCGCGGTTTCGAGCGCCTTGAGCGTCAGCGCGGCCTGCCGGAAGAGCGCGTCGCCCTTGCGGTACCAGAGCAGAC
The DNA window shown above is from Phycisphaeraceae bacterium and carries:
- a CDS encoding tetratricopeptide repeat protein, whose translation is MAAKVNTKFVAILVGALVLLAGGVGAAAYMVMFKSAADLAKQGDALMAAGKPTEAEKVYGKAVNKDATNLTYLRKWKESLEELAPQTQTLFDAKYPQYTLVRKKIADLQRTDVQAHKDHLDVYLQTMENAGYNRQFAESLAQSATDALAQFGDAKEGDSESLRRYRALANLRILTESKNLKDSEIEAIKADFEAALKADPADVDSVVGLHNWYVYKADFALNNQQRPDEAVEWAEKGRNVVREFRSKDPKEPRTAMLELGWMLADAKRQAYALNKMEDRKAIAEQLRVNAAKKLDEVAAIFNAMDPKQIEASTLSQFAYLEMQLDDSGKLPRSRAVLEKALAAQPENAALLISKSEADAIARDYDNAIVTLQKVRDLPNPKLGVAGRLLWYRKGDALFRQAALTLKALETATDPDPAKEKKLKADWLEKAKAKRTELAKIEPEGSMRMLFVDGKIKLAQEDFGGAQQLLLSYLNLVNDSDSEALVAAANASFRLNQPGKSRELLTKALQINGANVQAMVMLAEVELRLRNTTDALEMYKRAEQFLPDNEAIRARRKAVELELGQGTTDDPVAMVLAEAKKRKDLGDDKGAAQVLQQGAEKYNYDARITQLIVAQKANANDVEGAKATIRKALEVNPNEDQKKNLRSALDILDSADPTIARIKAIELAPNLSDVDRKVMQLTVYSNGNDKYKDEAQALAVELEQKYPDEPIVMETLFLRALRDRNMDVAQQIAEKAIARNVDKYDGATFKARLLTAQGRRGEAIASLVQASQRYNFNVEAWRVLSALQVEDGKATDAAASMQRALTLRPDDETSILQYAATLQAAGKPDDALRLMQDKAKLLPDSMAIRDEWLRLEGMYGDREATLAERQRDLARVPDNRAYQVQAAALYTDLRRWDDARKQIDAVRKSQDGLDIVIIDATWSADQSDLVTAEKTMRDYATKVKEGADGNDRAGEALVSLARFMVARGRLDRAVAALEEAKPLQDPKRLQADRMLAELYLDMAETDKAIAALRGILDASKDSPDDTVRLRLAEALIQSRRFDEAEKELTLLSKEGQEGPVAMLLRSDAAMGRGNQKAAMETLDRAVTAFSNNAGVFLKRAQASIEAKGNVADILADLDQALKLDPRLWQAHQLRAVIFQSQGRKAEVVNEIRAILRIDPSQDEILGLGIRMLCADDRDDEAVALAEDVAKRRGAPGTLYANVGDLFDMIGRGNRALAFYRTAMNTDSRTAHVVRYVNALLAQKPPNTTEAENALKKVQDRIARDPELLLARAGVRRSLNQIPDARRDVAASMKLLPENQPEAMQTWFQTGYRLLGPKEFGATLDGMAKEGGNPDWIAFFRARILADDAATRTAGLDAIKRVAESTANPGLASLASREYSGRLYLAGDFEGAAVAMKAIIAKDPDDADTLNNLAYLLGKDLNRPTEGIEYAQKAVDLKPKSPEVLDTLGLLLLQTDKLPEAQKVLDRAIAIAASPSTQVAILLHLCELQLRQGNRDEAKASFGKARTLFQQVQGLTQEQQKQDLARLEKMLETP